TTACGATTAAGTTATACCTCactatacttttatttttttttaatcttttctgtatttctttgtctgtctttgtctttatagctcaatttttcaattctgtcattttgtctctgtgttgtttagttttttcGTGTTTCCATTTCCCTTCAtggatcattttcctctttgtttttgtatctcTCTCACATTCTGTCTCTTCTccgctcttcctcctccctgcGCAGTTCCCGTCAATGCTCGGGCTCgtcatctctttctctgtccttctTGGCTCACACACCTCCTTTGTTGATCTAATTTGTTCCCTACAAGAACCTTCCAAGTTTCCATCATTCACAATTTGGCCTCCATGTTGTCAGATTTGTTATCCAACTCCATTTCTTGGTCCAGTCATGGGATGTCACTGCCACTattagggtgtgtgtgttttcctcctctctctatgtatgtgtgtatatgtatgcaGTTCTCACACAGGTTCTAAAACGCCTGTGTGTTGAGTTTCCCTGCCGAATATTTCTTTGCATCCCTTTAGAAATATGCTTATCTGTATTGTATTTCCAATCTGAATAGTTTGGAAATCCCTCAGTCTTTTATTACCCTGTTTaaatgcttgtttgtgtgtgttgaaaaagagagaaaacctTGTGTTCTGTGAGTTTGTTAGCAAGGGAGTgaaagtgtgcgtgtgtgtgtctctgcaaaCAAAGTGTAGTGTGGCCTGTGCTCTGCTTGCTCCTGTCTGTTCAAACTATCTGCTCTTTCTCCTTGAAGCCTACTAGAAGCATGAGGGTAATCTGCCAGGTAAAGTACTGCTCTTTCCTGCTTTTTCACCTCACCCTGCTTCACTGAGGCTACGATAACATTTCTGCAACGTCCTGCCAACATCCCTCAGGCCATCTTTGTTCCTGTCCTGCTTTGAGTGATCATTTCAGAATGATTGACTGACTGTCACATTATAATGCCAAAAAAATGATCCTGAAGAAGAAGTGGGATTATAACATGTGATGACAACATCACCATGGCTGTTTGGTGTGGATCTTGTGAAAATGAAATCTCCGCCCAGTGTGTCTGTGCAGTCTGTTAAGCATGCATGCAGTTATATGCTATTGCAGTGCTCACATATTTgtaagaaatatgtttttattcactcCATGATTTAATGCTTATTTTATAactttgttattgtgtcttttgctcatttttctttcataaaagTGTGTATTGCTTGTTGAgtcaaaatactaaaatatgGAGAAAAGAAGCTGCTGCATTCTTAGGTCCTTAAGTCCAATGTATTTAATGATGAAGGCATCAATAAATGCTTGCGTTGGATCTAAGTCTGCAGAGCTTTTTTTCTTCAAGGCAGAAAaggataaaatatatatattttaaattaaataaagatccaacatgaaaaaaatggatgGGAGAAATGCCTTTTGATAGTGTATTTAACAaagtaatgttaatgttaaagtAAGTAATGTTACTTTCTTATGCTTTTTaaggaaaatgttttcatatttttagacTGAAACTTGTAATAGCAGGTAATTCAGTATATTTAAAGTTGACCACTTCCAGGTTACTTGTATAGTGGAAAACCTTCTGCAACTGCATTAAAATATGTACATGAAAATTCTTTGTTTTAACCAGAAAAAAACGTTGATTAATgaatattgaaaaaataaataacaaataattatGATATTCATGCATTGGTTGATATGGTGAAGATAGAAGTGAAGACAACCAGAGAAGCGATAAAAAGATAATTCTtgtttaataacatttaatcaagcaaaatatattacatacattttGAAGTCCAGCAGTAGCCTAATTAAGTTAACAGCCTTAATGACCTTATATCAAGTTCACCTCCTTCCACATAGCCAGTAACTGCACTTGAAATTCCTCACCTCACCTCTGTGTTTTTCCAACTTTTCCAGGAGACGTACATAGAGATCCAGACGGAGCATcttcctcagctgctgttgcgCATGGTGGCGGCTCTGACCGGTCACCTGCAGGCCCTGGGTCTCGGGGAGCTCACTCACTGCCTCCGTCTTTGTTCCAAGATCCTCAGCAAAGTGCAGCCCCCGCTGGTGTCCCCTCTGGCCCTGCCCTCTGGCCCCCAGGCTCAGGGCCTCTCCAACTCAGCAAGGGATAAAAccagagaaaaagaagacaaacgGGTGAGTAAAAGGGTTATAGATGTTCATTAAGAATTAAATGTTAGTGTTTTTCCTTCATGCAAAGAAGTTAATTCAATATGGCATGTTATTCCTGCCACTTTCAGAGTGCGATCTCATAATGCACAGTTGTTGAATAGTATCTTTGACAGTCAGACCACTCCATAATTATCCAAAATGTTGAGCCTGATCTCATACACAATCGTATTAACTTTTACatttccacacatgcacactgggAGCTTTCCATTTTAACTTCAGTCTTTAACTGATAATCACTGGACAGCTGTACTGTATGGCTCCCTTTATCACCTTTTGGATGTGTGTTATTTGGTATGGATACAAAGACACGGGGCTGATAAGAGTATTTGTTCCCTTTTTGTGGTCAGTCGGAAATGAAAATTGTTCACAAGTACCAAAACTGGCACTGCTATGCCAACCtctaacttaaaaaaaacatcattgcCAGCTGATAATTCTGTTTTAGACTCTGATCCTTTAACAGTCTTTTGATAAAAGCATTGGGCCTGTTGTTGCCTCAGTCAGGGCAAATCCCAGTTTGACCCACTTGACCCACTTCCCTTACAAGTTACTGCCCAAAAAGCGATCAGTTCAAGCTCTGATGGTCCCTGAACAGGGCCCCCTCCGGCTCTTGTTGCCTACTGCCAGTCTCCTGCCCCAAGCTACAGTTGGCTGTGTGGTCCCACGACTGGCCCTGCCATCCCACGCTCCCTCGACACAAGCCATTTGAAGACTTGTTCAGAACAAATGCTTCATTGGCTGTCCTGGTCCTCCTGGTTCCTGTCCAGCGACCTGGTTGGTTAAGTGTTTGGGAGCTCAGTGAGGCATAATTAAGTTCAGTCGGTCCGTTCCATGCCCAGAGATGGATATGGGCTGGATGGATTGAGCTAGGCCCATTAGGGGCAGGAACAAATAGAAAGACAGAAGACGGTTAACCAACAGCTGAGCCCGGCTCGCCTTTTCTCTctaaagaagaagaggaacagaCTAGCCTGTGGCACCTCCTGGGTGAGCCGTCTCCATCAGAGTGGAAAACATTCCACATACATCCACTGAACGCTATAACGTCCCCATCCCCCACCCTGAGGGGCATATAGAGAATGTGCTATCTAACGTGCCATCTGAGTCCAGCCTCCAGAACATGCATGATGCCCCAATCAAAAGCCCTCAGGCTCCCAAAGGCTGACTATGACAAAGAATTGTAAGAACTTGTagctctgtcagtctgtctgtagCAGGATGCAAGTCTGGTGTACAGTTCAATCTAAACAAGTCCCTCAGGTTAGACCCGACAGCTGTGTACAGCCTCACTATGTAAAGACTTGTATCTAAATATCTTTATCTTAATATTGTAACATACAACATTTTCATGATGATAAAAAGCACATACTCTGTAAGCATATGTGTATAATCTCATTTATATTATGTATGCTGTAGTTAGTTTATTCTGATTTTCCTTTGCAAATATGAAGACAATCAGCTAATGTCACATTCAATATATGATTGGCAAAAGAAGAATCCATATAAAGTACAGTATCATGGTCACAAATGTTATCTGGTAATGTAAATAATCTGCACTTGGAGTTTTCTTTGTTCATGGCTTGTTACACGTCTTCTCCACGTCTTGCTGACCTTCTCTTGAACGCctatcttcctctctcttcctgcagGCTCTCCCTGCTACTCTGGAGGTACCTGGCAGTGGGGAGGTGTTCGAGGATGGGGAAAATCCTCCCAGCAGTCGCTCCTCTGAAAGTGGCTTCACAGACTTCGTCCAGTACCAGGGGGATGGCCCCGATGAGACAGAGCGAACACCTCATCCACACCCAGCGCTCAAAACAGGCCGTCGCTCCTCAGGCCCAACTCAGACCAAGCCTCTGGACAAACCAGTCATGCAATGCTGCCTGGAGCATTTCCAGCAGTTTCTCTCCCGCCTCATCACCTTGTATATTATCCCTGGACAGGCGAACAAAGTTGAGGGTGAAAGAAGGGAAGTCATGCAGTCGGGGACCCTGGTTTCAGGGGGATCACAACACAGTGAGCATATGGAGCAGACAGAATCATGCTCAGGATCTGGGTTAGTCCAGAGAGAGCGTATTGCTGCCTTCACTGCTGCCTGCCAGCTTTTCCTAGAATGCTCTAGTTTTCCAGTGTACATTGCAGAGGGTAACCTGAAGGCCTCACCTGCACAAGAACAGTTTGGTAAGTACAAAAAAGAGTCTGTGATGATAAATGAGGGAAGTGTCTGTTTTTTGGCCAGTTTTACAATAAATATACTATTGTTGGAGCAGTATCAGTAAGTGTGTGAGTATTTGGAGTTCGGAGATAAAGATGCACTATATTTAAACATATCCCTCCTTCATCTATACAGACAGCGAGCAGGTCCGTCTACCAGTGTGGCTGCAGACGCTGATGGATGCTTGCTGCCTGGCCAGTGACTTCTGTCTGCAAGGTGTGGCCATTTCCCTACTCATGGACCTAGTGGGACTCACCCAgtccgttgccatggtgaccgCTGAGAGTGTGGCATCTGGTGGCAACTCCGAGTCCACCCAGCCCATGAGCCCCAGCCAAGGTCGAGTGGCTGTCGTCATCAGGCCCCCACTCACTCAGGGAATCTTAAAGTACATCGCTGACAAGACAGACTTCTTCAAGGTAGAGATCCTGTGGCAGATTAAAAGAGGAactatataattttttaatggttttgacCTTGTTCAATCTGCAATCTTTTGCCCAGAGTGTGGCTCTGATCCTGTGGGACCAGCTGAGTGAAGGAACACCTCAGCACCATCAGCGCAGCGTGGAGCTCTTCTACCAGCTCCACAACCTGGTGCCTTCCTCCAGCATCTGCGAGGACGTCATCAGTCAGCAACTCATGCACAGGGACAAGGtaaacagcagcacacacacacatagtcaaacacacagacaaacacgtCTCCATAAAGTCCATGCTGAAGCCCCTTCTCTTTCAGAGAATTCGGCTGGAGGCCCACGTGAAGTTCTCTGTGCTGTGGCATTTGACGCGAGATTTGAACATCACCAAGTCTTCTCCTTTTAATCGCACGTTTGACAGGTAGGTCTGGATCTGTCACATAAATGGTGATCTGTTTATTTCTAGGTGTCTACCATTAGTAGAGTTGCCTTTTGCAGAAAGGTGTTACAAGTTGCTGTCTTGTGATTCCCTgtccttttcatttttccttaATCCTTCTGTTATCCACATCACTCTCCCCTCTCCACTTTTTACTTTGCCCTCCAGATCTCTCTTCATCATGCTAGACAGTCTGAGTTATTGGGATCCATGTAACAGTGCCGTTGGTCGGGCTTGGCTGAATCAGGTCCTTCAGAGACATGACATCGCTCGGGTCCTAgagcctctcctcctccttctgcttCACCCTAAGACCCACAGAGTTTCCATTCAGAGGGTACAGGCCCAGCGTCACTGGGCCCAGGTCTTTCCTGACCCACCTGACCAGGAACCATCAGAACCCATCTACACCAGGGACTCTGGCTTCTCAGAGAGTATGTAATGACTGTtaactcagttttttttttgggggggggggggttgctaATAGTGAGTGGGTGCTTTAGCACATCcaatgtgtttttacattagCTCTTTATGATAAGAACATCTTGAGGCATTTTTTTGTCCTTGTAAAAATATCTTTTCTTGTcattctttcctcttttttattcttttcattaGACTTCAGTCAGATCCAAGCACAGAGGGTTGCACAAGAGGAGCTCCGCGGTCTTGCAATGGGTGATATGGAACCGTTCTGTCTTACTGTCAACCCACTGAGTGACAGCCTGTCCTTACTGAGCCTGAGCAGTGAGAACTTACACATAGCTGGTGAATATCAGCCTGCTGACCAACAGGGGGAGCACCAGAGCTCTGAATCTAGTGGTTCTCATTCATCTACAGTAGAAAACGGCAGCTTTGAGGAGCCGGAAGGTATCAACAACACAGTCAATGGCTCCGACCAACAGAATGGTTCTTCAGATGACCAGTTTGAGGACTCTATAGAGGAGGCTGTGTCCTCTGTTGTAAAAGAGCTGATAGAAAGGGTTCTAAGTTTAGTAGATGAGGGGTCTCTTGAAGTCCCATCTGAAAACTGGcctcagacagacacagaaagcaCTTCCTCAGATATTTCCACTGGTCCCCGTCTTGACTGTGGCCCTCCTCACGGCTCCAATCACCAGACTTTGCCGGAGATGTTGGCTGAAGGCACGCTGGAGTTCCTCTCTGGCACACCAGCTGATATATCGGCAGAGGATCAGCACAGAGAGGGCATCACCCGTCATAGTTCATCACCCTCCATTGTCACGTTGCCAGACAGCTCAGACCCAGCCACCCCGGACCACAGCCTGCGGGTGGATGACCCTCAGGCCCGCAAACGTAGCCATAGCAGCACCCAACTCAGCCTTAAAGGCAAGATCATGGAGAAGCTGGCAGACAAATCTCCAGGGGCCAAGCCCAAGACCAAGAAGTctaagagaaaagaggaggagaggcagagaaaggcAGCAAACCAATCTGAAAAACTGCAGCCACCCAGTATTTTCTTCGGGGACAGCCTGGATCTAGAGAACTGGTACAGCTGTGGGGAAGGTGAGGTATCAGAGATTGAAAGTGACACTGGTTCACCCAGTGGGGGTTCTAGCGGGACTGTCGGGGGTGTCAGTGTCACAGGACGCAGATCTTCTTCTGCCCCACCTCGTTTTAACATCCATCCTCTCTACCAGCATGTCCTGCTCTACCTCCAGCTGTACGACTCCTCCCGGGCCCTCCACGCCCTGTCAGCCATCGCAGCCATGCTAAGATCCGCTCCCTCAGGGTTTGTAAGTGCTATCTCCACTACCAGCATCAACAACACCTACACTCCACAGCTCTCATTGCTCCAAAACCTCCTAGCCCGTCACAGGATCTCTGTCATGGGCAAAGATTTCTACTGCCCCATCCCCCAGGACTCCCACTCCCACACATTCCGCAGCGCCATGTACCTGGAAATCATCATTTCACTCTGTCTCTACTTCCTACGAAGCTATTACTCTGCCCACGTGGCAGCAGGCCCTCAGGATTTGGCAGGGAACCGTGCCATGCAGCTGACCAGTGTGGAGGTCTTAACTCTCCTCTTCAGCGAGCTAGGCAAAGTCACTGGCGGCTCAGCGAAGGGCTTTGCTAGTTTCATCAGCGACGTCTTGTTTAAGTGCAAAGTTCAGAAGGTGGTTCTCCATTGCCTGCTCTCCTCCATATTCAGCGCCCAGAAATGGCACGAGCAGCGGGTGGCAGGGGTCAACGTGGCCACAGTGGAGGAAGGTCTATCAGAGGACAGCGTTATCAACCTGTCAGAGGACCAGATAGACAGTTGTAGCGCGGTCCAGTCCCAGTTGCTAAGACTCCTACAGAGCTTAGTCGTACTTGAACATAAAGTCCTGGTTCCAgctgaagaaggaggagaaggaggacctgcgggaggaggagcaggaggtggAGGGACAGGAGGCGGCACTGGCGCAGGGTTCGAGATCCTGGGTGGAGAAGTGGAGCATGTCAACCCTCAGCAGCCTATGACATCACTGCAATACCTCCACGGACAGCCTATCACAGCGCAGGGTATGTTCCTGTGTGCAGTGATCAGGGCGCTGCATCAACACCATGCATGTAAGATGCACCCACAGTGGATCGGACTCATCACAGCCACCCTGCCCTACATGGGGAGAGTGCTGAGGAGGGTGGTGGCCTCAGTCACTCTGCAGCTGTGCAGGAACCTGGACAACCTTCTCCAGCAGTACCTCTATGAGACCGGGATAACTGATACCAGGTATTAACATCTTACATGGATGCTACCGATGGGCCATATCATTATGATAACCCACATTTACACCTACATTCATGTGTCATACAGGCAGTACAGTGTTATACAATGGCATGGCAAGGTTTTGGTCACCAGATGGCACCCTTGACCATAAAATGCAACGACTCACTTATACACCATCCATCGTTTTGATTCATCAATTGTTCTTAATGCTTAACATTCAGAATGTTTGTGTTGACATGctgaaaaatattcattcaaaAGAATATGTTGATTAACTTCCTTTTTACTTCTATCTTCTAGACCTCAGTGGATGGCTCTCTGCATCCCTCCTGACCTGATTCTGACAGTGCTGGAGGGGGTGACCGCCATCATCCATTACTGCCTGCTGGACCCCACTTCCCAGTATCACCAGGTGAGGGTGCTGTTGTACAACAACTGGTTGTAGAAAAATGCTCTTTCATACCTCTGTGAATGTTTATGACTACACGAATCTGCACAAATGTAGCAAGTTTCAATCCAGGCTTCCTTTCTTGTATTTAAGACATAGTTTTAATGCATTCATACATATGTGGTTgatattttctatttctttgtATAATacacttatttttattattactttctatgtaatatataatacacAACTGTATAGTACCACAAGTACTGAACCTCTGGATGCATATCTCTCAGTTACAAGTGAGTGTTGACCAGAAGCACCTGGCTGAGGCTCGTTCAGGCATCCTGTCCATCCTTCACACCATCATGTCTTCTGTCACACTGCTGTGGAGCGTCCTCCACCAGGCTGACAACTCTGACAAGCcagctgctgcctctgctgcttccaCTTCCAACATCAATCTGGGCTCTACTAAGGTATCCCTGGCAGCAGACAGTTATTCCATCAAAGATTCAGTGATATCTTTTAATGCATGTCTGAGCCAGTCCAGCAATGTATTAAAACAAGTCTTTGCCTTTTCATAATTGAACACATGCTGACAGCTGAATAAAGACAATATTTGACTGAACAAACTAAAAAATGAGAAGAGTTATCCTGATCTAACTGTTATATCAcactcatattttttttcatgttgttttaagCTTTACGCAAAGTAAATGCAAAGGTGGCCCATATGTTTTTCAAAATCCCAtctaatgattgttttttttatgttttttttctcatattcaAGTCTAATTTGCAAACTTCTTCTCAGGGTATATCCCAAAATGTCTTGTGCAGCACATAACAGGGGTCATGTATAGACTAGGAAACTATAGTGCGGTATATAcagcaaactgaaaaacagtCCCATAGACAACCTGTGTGTGGGCAGCCTGACTTATTATGTTCTATGGAGAAAGAAACATAACTTCATGCATAATATTTGGATTAGTGGTCTCAACAATAAGAACAGAATCTCtggtataattttttttaataaattactgACACTGAAGAACTTCTTTCCAGCAATTATAACTCTATTTTTCTGCAAATAGTTATTAGCCATGTCCAGATGGAATAATCTTCCGGAGGTGGTGGATAATGTAATTTTCACTGAGATAATACAGTAATTTTTATCCTGCCCGGAGAATAATTTGTAATCATTACAGTGTCCCTGCAGGAAGATTAATATAAGGCCAGAAAACCTCCCTAACTTAGTTTTGTAACTAACTTCCCTGTTTTGTCAGCTTGAGTATTTCAGGCAGGGTGGAGTACACAGTACTTATAGCAGCACTACAATTTGTATCAGTTGACATGATAGATGTAGAAGGTTGCATGTGATACATATCTGAAAATGCAGTGTCTCCCCAGAAGGAAATAATacaatgtttgatttatttctttgcATTCAGTTGTGTTCTGTCTAACATGACACACTGCATGATGCGCTGAAATACGTTAATGGTGACAGTATGAAATTGTTTCCATAGTAATTAGACAGCTGTTTAGGTCTAACCTAACTTTCTCACTCACTTTTGTTCTACAGAACCTCCGTCAGCAAATCCTGGAGCTGCTTGGTCCAATCTCCATGAACCATGGTGCTCACTTCATGGCAGCAATTGCCTACGTTTGGAATGAGAGGAAACAAGTGAAGACTCCAGTCAGAAATAAGGTGagtgttgtaaaaaaaaaaaagcatttgataaaaaaaatctgctcacTGTACTGAAAATGGATTGAAAGCCTGTTGACTTTTATCACAGTTCTGTGTGTACTTACTTTGTTTTCATGCGTTATTGCGTCTTTCAGGTGATTCCGTTGGCCAGCGaagagcagctgctgctggttgagTTGGTTCGTTCGGTGAGTGCCATGCGCACCGAGACGGTCATGCAGACAGTCAAAGAGGTTCTGAAGCAGCCGCCTGCCATTGCAAAGGACaaggtttgtgttttaatttttgttgCTGATGTCAATTGTACACCTGTATTGTTAATGAAGTCCATTAGCTTAACTTGTTTCATCCCTATCTTCCTCCTCCTTAGTAGAAGGCTACCAGACACTGCAGAGCTGCACAAGTATAATCACAGCACAAATTTTTTTGCGCAACTGGAGCAGAAGTGTTTGATTTTCAGTAACATGAGGAAACTAGTTCATGTTTAAATTGatcatatatgcatttatgTCAGTTAACAGAAGCAGGGGAACAATAAGCCCTGTAGCCTGAAATATATAGTATGTTAATTGTTGTGCTTTTGTGCAGTAAATGCATTACGTTTAAATTTTGAGTGCAGTCTTAAGATTTATGTTTGTTGGTTTTTCACAAGGAGTTTGACTCTCATGTCTTTTAGTTTCACCTTGTCCACGGTCATTcattacattaatattatttCTTCACTCTTCCCCACAGAAGCACCTATCTCTGGAGGTCTGCATGCTGCAGTTCTTCTATGCCTATGTTCAGAGGTCAGTCCATTGCTTCCTGTTACTATTTAATGTAAAGGATGCCATTACTGCTTTAATCCACCtaaccttcatgaaggtcaCATTTGTGCAGAGCCTTCGTATCTCTAAACTTTAATTTTGTGCCTTCCTTTTGTCCTAGGATCCCTGTTTCCAGTTTAGTTGATAGCTGGCCATCTCTGCTGGCGCTGCTGAAGGACTCTGTACAGTTAGGCCTGCCCGCCCCTGGACAGTTTCTAATACTGGGGTtggtttctctttcttctctcctttttatTGTCATACTGGTGTCTCTATATCCTGACAACATCTGGAGATTCACttgtacatttatatttgtCCGTGTGTGGATGTCAGCGGATTGCTCACAGTTAACTAGTCACAGTGTGGATCTGAATAAATCAGCCTGTAGAGACTACATCTTCTTCCACTTAATATACTTAAGCATATTTAACATGGCTacccttttctctttcttttctctagAGTTCTGAATGAGTTCATTTTGAAGAACCCCAATCTGGAGAGTAAGAAGGACCAGCGAGAGCTGCAGGTAATTACTGACGCTGTCTAGACTTCAATTCACTCTCAATTGTTTCCATTGTGTCTTATAATTGGATTATTCAGTATTTCTTCCcttttaattaatataatatccCTTTTGTGTAAATTCTTAGAGGCTTTATACCCCATAATGACAAGTTTCACTTTTGTTTCATGCTCTATAGTCATACAGGATTACAGAGTGAACCACAGTAAAATTACCTGAGTGACCTTGACTTGTAACTGAATATTACTTCTGTGTTCAGGATGTGACCCATAAAGTGGTGGAGGCTATCGGGACAATTGCAGGTTCCTCTCTGGAGCAAACCACGTGGCTGAGGAGAAACCTGGAGGTGAAGGCGTCTCCTCAGATAGTTGTGGATGGAACCAACCTGGAAGCTGATGTAGAAGGTATGCTGCTGGagaaagtctctcttttttaatatttgtgtaCAGGGCAATCGTTAGTTTGGCAAGGAAAGGACCATTTTTGAGTTTATATCAGAGATTAATCTTCCTGTTAGAGATTAATGTAATCCAGCTAAATCAAGTGTAAAAATGAATCAGTATACGAGACACTGAACCTAGGTGTAAAGGACCCAAAGGTTAAAACAAAGCATTTCAGTGCTTCTGCTGACATGCTCTACTTGCACTACAAAAGTGCAGGCCGTCTGCAAAATTCACTTTTGCAGATGGCCTGCATGTTTCAGCTTGACAGTGTAAGTCCTTTCTGCTGTgtagctgctgctaatgtttggtatgtgtgttttttgtagaTTTAATGCTCACAGTAATGGAGGCCTCCAGCTTCACTCCATCAGTGTACAGCGTTCACGCCCTCACACTGTTGGCTGAGGTAAAACACCCATGACTCTGTGATTCAGCTCAACCCTTCCTACACAACTGTTGCTTC
This sequence is a window from Thunnus thynnus chromosome 10, fThuThy2.1, whole genome shotgun sequence. Protein-coding genes within it:
- the dop1a gene encoding protein dopey-1 isoform X2; the protein is MNAEEVELLSDSKYRNYVAAVDKALKNFEYSSEWADLISALGKLNKVLQNNAKYQVVPKKLTIGKRLAQCLHPALPSGVHRKALETYEIIFKIIGPKRLAKDLFLYSSGLFPLLSNAAMSVKPVLLGLYETYYLPLGKTLKPGLQGLLTGVLPGLEEGSEYYDRTNTLLEKVAAAVEQSAFYSALWGSILTSPAVRLPGVSFVLLHLNRKLSMEDQLYVMGSDIELMVEAVSTSVQDSSVLVQRSTLDLILFCFPFHMSQATRPDMIRILSAALHVVLRRDMSLNRRLYAWLLGFDNNGVMIGPRSTRQSNPEEHASHYFNTFSKDMLVQAMVGILQGKARGGEEESILMHDLKPFRILISLLDKPELGPAILEDVLIEVFRTLHTQCRTELDLQNQSPFSKDHTHLSSKLRENKKTAELIKTANLLFNSFEPYYMWDYIARWFEECCRRALNVSTRAPRHAGSLDPTDLSLVEFCQLVDFLLDIVSLETYIEIQTEHLPQLLLRMVAALTGHLQALGLGELTHCLRLCSKILSKVQPPLVSPLALPSGPQAQGLSNSARDKTREKEDKRALPATLEVPGSGEVFEDGENPPSSRSSESGFTDFVQYQGDGPDETERTPHPHPALKTGRRSSGPTQTKPLDKPVMQCCLEHFQQFLSRLITLYIIPGQANKVEGERREVMQSGTLVSGGSQHSEHMEQTESCSGSGLVQRERIAAFTAACQLFLECSSFPVYIAEGNLKASPAQEQFDSEQVRLPVWLQTLMDACCLASDFCLQGVAISLLMDLVGLTQSVAMVTAESVASGGNSESTQPMSPSQGRVAVVIRPPLTQGILKYIADKTDFFKSVALILWDQLSEGTPQHHQRSVELFYQLHNLVPSSSICEDVISQQLMHRDKRIRLEAHVKFSVLWHLTRDLNITKSSPFNRTFDRSLFIMLDSLSYWDPCNSAVGRAWLNQVLQRHDIARVLEPLLLLLLHPKTHRVSIQRVQAQRHWAQVFPDPPDQEPSEPIYTRDSGFSENFSQIQAQRVAQEELRGLAMGDMEPFCLTVNPLSDSLSLLSLSSENLHIAGEYQPADQQGEHQSSESSGSHSSTVENGSFEEPEGINNTVNGSDQQNGSSDDQFEDSIEEAVSSVVKELIERVLSLVDEGSLEVPSENWPQTDTESTSSDISTGPRLDCGPPHGSNHQTLPEMLAEGTLEFLSGTPADISAEDQHREGITRHSSSPSIVTLPDSSDPATPDHSLRVDDPQARKRSHSSTQLSLKGKIMEKLADKSPGAKPKTKKSKRKEEERQRKAANQSEKLQPPSIFFGDSLDLENWYSCGEGEVSEIESDTGSPSGGSSGTVGGVSVTGRRSSSAPPRFNIHPLYQHVLLYLQLYDSSRALHALSAIAAMLRSAPSGFVSAISTTSINNTYTPQLSLLQNLLARHRISVMGKDFYCPIPQDSHSHTFRSAMYLEIIISLCLYFLRSYYSAHVAAGPQDLAGNRAMQLTSVEVLTLLFSELGKVTGGSAKGFASFISDVLFKCKVQKVVLHCLLSSIFSAQKWHEQRVAGVNVATVEEGLSEDSVINLSEDQIDSCSAVQSQLLRLLQSLVVLEHKVLVPAEEGGEGGPAGGGAGGGGTGGGTGAGFEILGGEVEHVNPQQPMTSLQYLHGQPITAQGMFLCAVIRALHQHHACKMHPQWIGLITATLPYMGRVLRRVVASVTLQLCRNLDNLLQQYLYETGITDTRPQWMALCIPPDLILTVLEGVTAIIHYCLLDPTSQYHQLQVSVDQKHLAEARSGILSILHTIMSSVTLLWSVLHQADNSDKPAAASAASTSNINLGSTKNLRQQILELLGPISMNHGAHFMAAIAYVWNERKQVKTPVRNKVIPLASEEQLLLVELVRSVSAMRTETVMQTVKEVLKQPPAIAKDKKHLSLEVCMLQFFYAYVQRIPVSSLVDSWPSLLALLKDSVQLGLPAPGQFLILGVLNEFILKNPNLESKKDQRELQDVTHKVVEAIGTIAGSSLEQTTWLRRNLEVKASPQIVVDGTNLEADVEDLMLTVMEASSFTPSVYSVHALTLLAEVLAHLLDMVFYSDEKERVIPLLVNIMHYVVPYLRNHSAHNAPSYRACIQLLSSLSGYQYTRRAWKKEAFDLFMDHTFFQMDSSCVSHWRAIIDHLMTHDKTTFRDLMTRVAVAQSSSLSLFTNRDAELEQRAMLLKRLAFTIYSSEVDQYQKYLPDIQERLVESLRLPQVPILHAQVFLFFRVLLLRMSPQHLTSLWPTMITELVQVFLLMEQELTADEDISRTSGPSVAGLETTYSGGNGFSTSYNSQRWLNLYLSACKLLDLALALPPESLPQFQMYRWAFIPEASDDSGLEVRRQGTHQREFKPYVVRLAKLLRKRAKKNPEEDCSTRTLSWEPGHLMLTLYVIRSMEQLLPFFNLLSQVFNSKASSRSGPAYTHNPADASFPGHKEGHKLESQKVFWSRARQNIEEMVEKDFLEGLIKT